One region of Armatimonadota bacterium genomic DNA includes:
- a CDS encoding phosphoribosyltransferase family protein: protein MPQIFVTSTESDNPFAIDIAVYCKQTIDIADIISLKTFANSEFCPRFISDENDLQNIGNKLCNTTVIIVSTASNSVSRNELSWRTLLVARAAKDNGAKQVILIEPDLFFSAQDRGPRPEHGEVDFKRDIWDYKKFDGQPFSSKLYAESLALAGVDAVITVHNHSASVQRLFNRIMNGRFLNLSPAEVFADYIRRSDVTPSLHSGDGVLICAPDKGARGFAIEVQNKLGMPSAGLLYIAKERTGERHISSFIDPSSPCPLEAIQGKDVVVFDDMVRTGGTIKECCRLLKEAGAGRVVFFVTHFYSSPEVRENLNSPDLDEIITTNTLPSILNRDMQGRLRRKLTVLKIEKWISHHILSYLGLPTDHLTGQLYSVDMSSKNPRWSP, encoded by the coding sequence ATGCCTCAAATCTTTGTCACAAGCACAGAATCAGATAATCCGTTTGCGATTGACATTGCAGTATACTGTAAGCAGACTATAGATATAGCCGACATTATTTCTCTAAAGACATTTGCAAACAGCGAATTTTGCCCACGCTTTATCAGCGATGAGAACGACCTTCAGAATATTGGCAACAAGCTGTGCAACACGACTGTCATTATTGTTTCCACAGCCTCAAATAGCGTAAGCCGGAACGAACTCTCCTGGCGGACCCTACTAGTTGCAAGAGCAGCCAAAGATAATGGTGCTAAACAGGTTATTCTAATCGAGCCCGACCTTTTCTTCAGCGCTCAAGACCGAGGACCTAGGCCCGAACACGGAGAGGTGGATTTTAAACGCGACATATGGGACTATAAGAAATTCGACGGCCAACCTTTCAGTAGCAAGCTTTACGCGGAGTCGCTGGCGCTCGCAGGAGTTGATGCTGTAATTACCGTACACAACCACTCGGCTTCCGTGCAAAGACTTTTTAACCGAATCATGAATGGACGTTTTCTAAACCTATCTCCTGCCGAGGTTTTCGCAGACTACATCCGCAGGTCCGATGTAACACCAAGTCTACATTCTGGTGATGGCGTGCTAATATGTGCGCCAGACAAAGGAGCAAGGGGTTTTGCCATTGAGGTACAAAATAAATTGGGTATGCCCTCTGCAGGATTACTCTATATTGCTAAGGAGCGAACAGGCGAACGGCATATATCGAGCTTTATTGACCCATCATCACCATGTCCTCTGGAAGCCATCCAGGGAAAGGACGTCGTAGTATTTGACGATATGGTGCGCACCGGCGGAACAATTAAAGAATGCTGTCGCCTACTAAAAGAAGCGGGGGCAGGCAGGGTTGTCTTCTTCGTTACCCACTTTTACTCTTCCCCAGAGGTACGCGAGAATCTCAACAGCCCCGATCTAGACGAGATTATCACTACCAACACTCTCCCCTCGATTTTGAATCGAGACATGCAGGGACGATTGCGACGCAAGCTCACGGTCCTAAAGATAGAGAAATGGATATCCCACCACATCTTGAGTTATTTGGGCCTTCCCACCGACCACCTTACTGGCCAATTGTATTCAGTGGATATGTCCTCTAAAAATCCACGCTGGTCGCCATAA